A stretch of DNA from Anopheles ziemanni chromosome 3, idAnoZiCoDA_A2_x.2, whole genome shotgun sequence:
AGCCGTACAATTCTAAcgaacgttttctttttcccccccttttCTCCCATTCCCGGCGTGTGTAGGTGGATACGCAAACTTTCGACAGTCGTTTCCGGAGTGGTGCGAGGATGAAGTCATCAATGCCAACCTGCAGTCGGGCTGCGCGGCCACGGAGCAACTGATGGGCTTGAGGTGAGTACCGTGGGACGACGCCGAGGGGGGAGGCTTAGCAGCAGCAACTTTGTGCCAACGTTCGACAACCTACGTTGTCCGTAATCATTACAGACCAAAGGAAAGCAAAGCGTTGCGTTGTCGGCTATCAAATTTCAGTTTTTTAAACCttagataatttaaaaagaCGAATGATATGCTtagaaaagatttttttctaCAATCGGATAAAGAAATCTGTGTCGTTTTATATACATTCCCGAGCACTATTAATCGATAAGATTTGCGAAAAAGAAGCGTTATTACCAGTTAACCGATGAAAAATATCCATCTTATCGATTAGTTCTGTTGGTTTTCCAATATGTCTCATTTTCAAAGACAGAAAAGATAACCTACACTAGAAACCTTTTGTTtgaccaacaaacaaactagaaCTAGCATGATTGTCTTCTATTCTACCTATAATCTATAATatataaaatttagcaaagtaCACTTGCAACTTGTAAGGTGTAAATTTGTACAAGCTCAGCTTGCATACAAGTTGCTATGCAACCGGTAGCCTTCTGCTATATTAGGAAAaaaactagtgatgagaaaactgaatccctacagggattcgaatctttcgattctaatccattctgagatccggatcttcaaatctgaatcccaatccgtcatatcatacatgctcatctaatgtcgatttttcatatgatgtgtttaattcaatgaatggtttacataagaatatcaatatagttgacattattcttctaattgtattcaaaCTATATATTCAAACGAATAACTAGAAAATATGGACAAAATGTAATATGTTCCTTGAGACAAAATTACGCGTCTtgcaaagacctttcatttgaggggtcattCGTGGAAATCGGTCAAGGAACTAACAAGTTATGCGAGAATTGGCTTTTTTTAACCTAAATTGCCAATCAACCTGATTTACTTTTTCGCCCGCTCGGGCGAAAACATTCcaggtgtgttttttttatcaaaaacaagaaagtacGGAAACATCTACCTTCAACGCAGTTGTGcgtcttgaaaagacctttcatttaaggggtcaattGTGAAAATCGGTTAAGAGAATCAATAGTTATTAACAATTTGGTAATTATTTGCGTTTCTGTAATCGAGGTTTATCAACCTTGATCCCGGTAGAATGCTGTCCCTTTTCCACACAAttagttttctcaaaaactagaaaatatgaatGGATCTATTGTAAGACAATGTTGTGTATCTTGaacagacctttcatttaaggggtcacatgtacaaatcggttcaGCAATTGTAAAGTTATTCACAAAAtagttatttcagcagaaaataccaaccaaggtttctgCACCTACGCCTcagaatttcataaactaagaatTACGGAAGAGTCTTTGTTGCACAGAGTTACAgtctttaaaaaatctttcatTTAGGGGTCTGGCGCTAAAATTGGCCAagccactaaaaagttattgagAAATTAGTTGATTTTCGAAGCTTGTTGCACAAAGTTTGGCGCGCAGCTTCGTTCGTAGTGATGGGTAAACcaaatccccaaatccgaatcccaatccaagaaACAGTCGGAACAGTCCAAGCAGTGGATAGTGTTCCTTTGGAACTGTggtctttgtgtacaaaattttgaaacgcCTGGTACCAGcgtatttgggggaaaggatagtaGTTAGGACTCACACTCCTAATGCCGGTGAGCCAAGACTTCCCGGCTATCTGTCTggaaacgcccgaaattcgttgttttgcaAAGGGTACTCCtcaatggtacaacaggatgccgagagagattaaacaagcgtGAAATCTTagggagttcaaacgcctatgcgccgtatACGTAAAGCGGGTAgtctgacgctgtgcttgcaatgtatttagtaaatgttgtagtttttgagcccgtagtattgcatttgtcaacatgGTCTtcaattatgatgatgatgagtaaaaaaatgcacagggactttttatttttattatcttattaaactgaatagaatgaatgagtctacatagttttgatACACGCGCTCGtaaatgaggacaattggtggtaatggctgtacgaaaagaactaatagtatctacacatctcgctgtagttgggaccctttctgttcttgatagtggcaccacattatcaaccaatggtaattggcggggggaactacaaacagagcagaaatatCCTCTTACACCCCGGAAAGTGGTGCCCCGttaaccttgggggactcggcgatttacctttcgaggtgattgctcggggCCGTTATATGGAAGGAACAAGATGAGGTCCTTTAAGTAGCACTGGTGGATTTCTCCACACTATCAACCATAATTAGCTGGTggtgttaaccaaaactgtgcgaaaatacctgccctactccggaaagtggtctccttttgctagttgggaaatctaagatgtacccCCTTGTGCAATcgatggcgaccgttgtatgaatggagcagagttggatgcgattgttctaGAGAGTATTAccccaatgccccctctcgtttgatgatttatatttaatatcgcaagatactttcgtccctctcaaacctatgtaggggtaggcggtgggactcatcatcatcatcatcatcatcatcaacatcatcatgtaaacaaatcaatgtcggtctggaaattgtgtatcctaatctgaatccccagaatccgattcagaattcggtaaaaatggtctggtcctgatgaaatgggtttggttgggtagaacaactcgaataatggacattctactgtatttcttggtaaaaaataggttccaggAATTTTTCTCTTTAGATCGACTAGTCAGGAAACCTCTAGATCGACTatttatgtgactaattcgactcaaatcattgtgagtcgattcaaacagtttaggaacaagtcagaatcgaatcaaatcgagtcccaaaccaatcaaatctgattcgaaccctaatcgaatcaaatacttagaatccgtcaaatgggaatcgaatctttagaatctgtcagatgggattcgaatctttagaatccgtcaaatgggattcgaatctttggaatccctctagggatcgaatcttcaaatcttccgaatcccgattctgccaacactaaaaaaaacccaactaaCAGTTCCGCAACAGAAGAACAGCATTAGGATCTTCATGGTCGGTCATGATGCGTTTTGTTCTCGCTTTGATCTCGTCACTAACTTGCAACGGATGTTTAGTATTTTCACTTTGTCCACAATTATGAACTATTAACAAAACAACTGAGTGCATTTAATTTTgccaaaaaccaccaaacggTTTTTCCTGTTACATAGCATTGATTGCTATACCGACCAGCTCGATGAGGGAAAATGTATAACTGTATAATTGAACAGATaaaaagccaaacaaaatacaacacaAACAGAAGTGATAGTTAATTTCCGGGATACACGATTCttcaagtgtttcaaaacacgtACCAAACACAAACTCGTATAAaacacaatcacacacacgaacaaaaACATCGTTAAGATGCACTTAGCAACCAGAACGCAATCCACAGCTCACTCCGTTGGACAACACGTGGAAACCGAAGATGTTTGATAGACAAATAGTTTCAAAGCTTCCTAAGATTGATGTGAAGTCGGACGGCACCGATTTTAATGGTTCGAAAAGTGACCCAACTAGACtaggagaaaaaaagttcATTTATTCATCTATTTCACCTCCTAGATAactttcacataaaaaaaatatagtgcAGCCTGTGTAACCGCGCAAATGAACTAGTTTTAATCAAAATGTATTTATTAGTTTCCTATAAGAATTACTACACGCTGCCATCAATCCAAAACTTGCGCCTAAAGGTATGCAACTTTAGCTACGCTAGGAGTTTTTCCGCATGAAAGGGATCCAATCTATAACCATTCAGTGATGCTGCTTATTATAACAAAATCACCCACATACTTAGCGAAGTTATATAAAAGATTGTTAACGGTGAAAAGCTCACCCACTGTGACAACTCCGGGCGTACTGTCCTTTGTGCCTAGTCCCGGCTACAATTTCCCTTAACTCCACAAAGGGGCTCCCACGCGCACGCAGTCCAATCCGATTTAACCTTATTTTACTCCCGCCCAAAGGCGAGACGGGCGGTTTGGGTTGTTGTGTAGTAAAATACGACTGCCTACATGTTTCGGCCGAAGGAGATTAGTTCGTTTCCGATGGAAATGAGTATTTTTGTCGCATTTTGGTTTTAGTGTTTCTACTCGAAGCACCTACGAAATTggtgaacttttttttcccccaaaaatCTAACGTAAAAAGGAGTGTAGAATATGTGGTGTTTATTTGGTCGCCCTATgtgtgggatttttttttggcatgaggggagggaggaggaCACGATATGGATCTGCCGTGTCGACACAAACATCGCAAACCGTCCGTTCGTCCTTGCACCCGCACGTTTTCCTCTTTCAAGCATAGGTTTGAACTCTGGCGAAAaagcaccaaaaaaaaaaccaaccgtcGGAGAAGTGAAAGGTGCAGTCGAGTGAAAGTGATactttgtgtgtttgtatgtgtgtgtgtgttgggggggaaggggagcCCACAAATGCCTCCATCGTGTAATACTCCATTACAGCATACTCCACCACTCTCCTTCTTTCGCTCGCGGTTCGCGTGGTgctctttctttttcggttACATGAACCGTCGGAGCGCGTATATATACATAATTCGAgtggaggaaaagttttccgagTTTCCCCCGGAAGGGTGGGGTGGAAATGGTGGGCCCAGCTTTAGGTGGGTTTTTCCATCCCAACGAGAGAGGGAGCGATAAAGCAGGAGAAAGGGAGAGAACGAGTTGGTTTTTGTACAATCCAACGTACAGCAACCTCTTtctgcctctctctctctctgtctatgTTTTATTCCCTTTTTACGGCCGAgacaaaccaaacacacacacacacatacacagactGACCGGGAAAGCTCGTTCCGGTGGTTGCATGATGATTCCGTCAGTGTTCGAACGACCTGCCGGAAGGAACGATGGAAAGTCGAGTGCTGCTCGTCGtgtggtgaaaataaaatcgcGTACACTATTCACGCGTTGCTTCGACAAGGAAGCCtcggtttttggggaaaactcACTCGATCTTCCTGGATGGAGTCGTGAAAAAGGGTTCGAAATGTAGCCGAAAAGTGCAGTTTATCAACCAGAAACCACGAACGAAAATACCCTCAGCAAGATGTAGTTGATTTTGGCTAAGATTTCGTGTAGTTTAGTGTCAGCTAGTGTCGCTCAACTGAACAAAAAGTTACATATCATCTGGTGTGTCTTGGaaggtgttgtttttctttaccaaATCAAGTGAAGTGTTTGGCAAAAATCGGTAGAAACATGTATCTAGCAAGGAGGTGAGCACACGCACGGCCATTACGATGGGCAACGGATCCGATCCTAGTTTTCGATACTTCGTTCACAAACGGAATAACCCTCCCACGGCGCATATCATCCACTAATTTCACCTAATTCGGttgggaaaattttcattcagtTCCGTGCAATAAAATAGTGCTTGTAAATAAGGTTTACAAACGGTGTGGGGAAATAATAGTGCACTTTCGGTTGCCGATTAGCAAAACTCGCTCCCGTGGTGCGTGGCTTTTCATACATGAATTTCCCTCCAACGACGGTCAGCAGAAGGACGCTTGACGACGATGCGGCACTCTACATCGcgacaacagcagcaggagcagcagaaGAGGCGGAAGTAGCATCAGAGGAAACGGAAACGGCGGCCGTAGCGGCAGTTGTGGTGGCGGCAGCATCGATGCCCAAAGCAACGATCCTTCCACCACGTGCTGGCAGTTTGTATAGCTTTCGCACCAGCCGAAGGTAATCCATCGACGTAGTGGCTGGCTGTTAGTGGCTTCGCGTTGGTGTGGTTACGAGCAAGTGGAAGCTGGTGAAAACACGGGCTACAGACTGAACGGTCCGGTGTTGAGGAAGAGAAGGGACTATTTTTACCAATTAATACACAATAGAATCATTTAAGAAGAATTTCGTACCAAAAGACTTGTTACAGATTTAAATACTGCTGTTCCCTACTAAAGATATTATTCATTGGATTTGACAACAGTCTCATTGGACTGTGATTATTACTGcagaacaaatttaaataaataattgtcTTCCTAAATGATTTATCGATGAAAAAGATCGTTCGTTTAACGAATAGATAAAGGGGTATTCAAATGATATTAAACAGTAGCAACATTATTTCTAACTACAGCACATGATATTATAGAAGcataaggttttttttaaacccgatcatgtttattatagcGAAGCCAGTTGAAATGATAATCAAACCAGTTGTAATCAACGTTGTTATTGTAATCCCGGTACATCAGCTCGAGCGAAGTACGCAACTAGCGAGTGTAAACTTATACCGGACGAACACtccaaaatagttcaacatATCAGGTTGGTTCATCTCGAATGGAGCGCTTTGATTTCATTGGAATAAAACAGGTCActgataaaagtaaaaaaaaattacatgcaATTGACATGAAAATTAGTCagcaaaaattgtttaaaatttcctttcgttttctaatgaaatcaaatcaatttatCCGCGATAAACTACCTTAGATTGTCACACTTGCGGTATACGTTTTCTCTCGTTAGTTACGCACATCACTCAAGCTTCTGTACCGgctttataatatcaactgcagTAATTCTCATTTCAACTGACAACGCCATAATAAACCTGATTGCGTCATAAAATCAACCGATGCTGCTTTTCTATCATCTGAAAAACCCTGTAAGGCATAATtgatgtgaaataaaaaattgttgcAATATAATAATCGTGGACGGTAAAGGTGATGTAATACACTCGAAAATACGCGATTTGCTGAATCCATGTTTTTATTATGATAACGCAACGCAAGTTGTATTCAGACAGAATCTCGAGGGAATGTCTTTTAAAATGAGAACACACGGTCAAATTAAGTAGGAAATCTAAAGTGCATTCCATATCAAAAAGTGCAACTTCAAAAGCATTTAAAAAGAGCAAAGCGAAGAGTATTCcagatttaaaaacaaaagctacgtattttcaagAATGCAACCCACGCCGAAACAACAAACGCAGCCTATGGTAAAAGTGTCTCGGCTAATATGGCTGCGTACTTTATGGTATATTTGTTTTCAGCGGGTAGAGCAATGCTTGCTTTGAACAAGTTTATTCTTTATCAATCAACATTAATACAAACAACCAAATTTCCCGAATAAATAATTTCACCTAGATATGAAATCCATCATTACCGTCCCGACGGCAAATATCCAACAAACGATCAAAcacaaaatgttaaaatgcTTCTTTCGCTCCCTTTCGTTGCAGATCGCTTCGCATTTCGATTCCGTTCTCCGATTCcgcctgcagcagcagcaccgagTCGTCGGACTGCGAAAGCACCACCAACTACCTTTCCGAGTCAGCCGTGAACGTCGAGCCGGTCGAGATACTGCCCGGGCTCTTCCTCGGCAATGCCTCCCACAGCGAGGACCTCAAGTCCCTGAAAAAGTACAACATTAAAGTAAGTCGCAAGGCGAAGACGCGAAAATGCAGCAGGTTGCATTTAAATTCTCACCCTTATACCGCTTCTTCCTTCTTCAGTACATTCTGAACGTCACTCCCGATCTGCCGAATGTGTTCGAGCGCGATGGGCTGATACGGTACTTGCAGATACCGATCACCGATCACTGGTCGCAGGCGGGTGACCTGGCAAATCACTTCCCGGACGCCATCAAATTCatcggtaagtaaacgttCACTTCAAATTCCCAacgtttgcaataaaaaataaattaaatgaaaaaataaattttcaaaataaaagtttttcactaaacgtactaaaaaataaaaaaaaaatgtatgttcaATGagatatgtatttatgtatcagtttttcgtctttATCGTTATTATACCTCGCATGTAATAACATTATGCCAttattaacgttttttttccttacttcTTTCCAGATGAGGCACGCACAAAAGGCTGCGGTGTGCTGGTACACTGCCTGGCCGGCGTGTCCCGCTCGGTGACCGTCACGCTCGCCTACCTAATGTTCGCCCGGACACTCTCGCTGAACGATGCGTTCCTGCTGGTGCGCTCGCGCAAACCGGACGTCTCACCCAACTTCCACTTCATGCAGCAGCTGCACAGCTTCGAGCAGCAGCTCAACATCGATCCGACACAGTCGGCCTCGGCCAAGCAAGCCCTCTACTCGGCCTCCTCGACCTCGTCCTGTTCGTCGGCGGGCGGTGGCGGTGACGGAGGCGGCTCTTCATCGGCCGCAGCCACACCCggttcatcgtcatcgtcctccTCGGGTGGagacggcggtggtggtggtggtggtggcggcgtcGGCGGCGGCCCCAGGTCCAGTGGCACCCCGTTCGGTGCGGGCGATACGTCGCGATCACACCATCATCATTCCCATTaccaacagcatcagcagcatcagcagcagcagcttccagCACCGaagcagcaccagcatcacTTGCGGCACATGGTCAAGTACAACTGCACCTGCGTGGAGGTGGAGTGCAAGTGTACGCAGGCGGCGATCGATCTGCTCGGTCCGTTCACCACCGGCATCTCGCCCGATTCCGGCATCGAGTTCGACCGGTGGACGCCGAGCAGCAACACGCCGAAATGAGATACGGCCGGCGGAGACGGAACCGGCGGTCGCTTCAAGCTGCCGGACCGTTTCCTCCCGGAGCACCAGGACAGCAGTCCCCCGATCGACACTACCGCTCCCGGCAACGAAGACGACTAAGACGCAGTTCGGCATACCGGAACCAAATCCGGAACCAGTGTTTACCGGAAACCGTCGTCCGAGGGAAGAAGAGAGTGACCGCCTTCATTAGCAC
This window harbors:
- the LOC131288976 gene encoding dual specificity protein phosphatase Mpk3 isoform X2 translates to MPDHDIEMITSEQLHAALRKSQKHFIILDCRSSNEYTESHIRTAVNFSIPSIMLRRFAAGKIDITSTIKCRDLKERILSCYKESTFVLYNNSNEPVGGGCDELVLGAGTTGCSGGGGISLAPSLSSGGAGNDTTINVLHRKLKQDGCRVVCLEGGYANFRQSFPEWCEDEVINANLQSGCAATEQLMGLRSLRISIPFSDSACSSSTESSDCESTTNYLSESAVNVEPVEILPGLFLGNASHSEDLKSLKKYNIKYILNVTPDLPNVFERDGLIRYLQIPITDHWSQAGDLANHFPDAIKFIDEARTKGCGVLVHCLAGVSRSVTVTLAYLMFARTLSLNDAFLLVRSRKPDVSPNFHFMQQLHSFEQQLNIDPTQSASAKQALYSASSTSSSTPGSSSSSSSGGDGGGGGGGGGVGGGPRSSGTPFGAGDTSRSHHHHSHYQQHQQHQQQQLPAPKQHQHHLRHMVKYNCTCVEVECKCTQAAIDLLGPFTTGISPDSGIEFDRWTPSSNTPK
- the LOC131288976 gene encoding dual specificity protein phosphatase Mpk3 isoform X1 gives rise to the protein MPDHDIEMITSEQLHAALRKSQKHFIILDCRSSNEYTESHIRTAVNFSIPSIMLRRFAAGKIDITSTIKCRDLKERILSCYKESTFVLYNNSNEPVGGGCDELVLGAGTTGCSGGGGISLAPSLSSGGAGNDTTINVLHRKLKQDGCRVVCLEGGYANFRQSFPEWCEDEVINANLQSGCAATEQLMGLRSLRISIPFSDSACSSSTESSDCESTTNYLSESAVNVEPVEILPGLFLGNASHSEDLKSLKKYNIKYILNVTPDLPNVFERDGLIRYLQIPITDHWSQAGDLANHFPDAIKFIDEARTKGCGVLVHCLAGVSRSVTVTLAYLMFARTLSLNDAFLLVRSRKPDVSPNFHFMQQLHSFEQQLNIDPTQSASAKQALYSASSTSSCSSAGGGGDGGGSSSAAATPGSSSSSSSGGDGGGGGGGGGVGGGPRSSGTPFGAGDTSRSHHHHSHYQQHQQHQQQQLPAPKQHQHHLRHMVKYNCTCVEVECKCTQAAIDLLGPFTTGISPDSGIEFDRWTPSSNTPK